GTCCAATTTGAAAATTAGCTAGTATTTCAGTGTTTCCCCTATTTTtctaattaacattttaaaagttattgAGCAAACAAACATATTTAGTTCATTCAAGTGGCTACTACTGTCACATTGAGTTTTTTTCTAATTGGCTGCTCTTTATGGTGAAAACTTAAATACTGTCTTCCTCAATTCTGAATGAGAGGCAAGTGTAAAAGAGTAAgattgaaaataaacaaaaaatgcaCCAAAGCACTTTGCACAGTTGTTACAGTTAACAACAGCAGAAGTAGAAATGGTTAGGGAAGAAAATGAGCTTGTGATCTCACATGTTGCACACCTGTATCCATGTGAGATCACACCTCTGATCTTTATGGTTTGTCTCACCCACTCTACCTCTTTTTAGCCCCCCCTGCATACCATGCTTGGGGAGCTGCAGACTTGCCTATTCTCACAGCCCACTTGCTGATGGCCTGTATTGGCTGCAGGGTCAAACCGGGGGCGGGTGTTCTCAATGCATCCCATTCTTTCTGCTGCACTctccagctttttaaaattccattttcaaaTGCAGCTCATACCTTATCTCTTCTATTTTACAGCTTACCTTTGCACAGAACCATCTGCTCCTCCATGCTGGTGTCTGCACTGGCAAGGGCTGTGGACTCTACAGCACTGAAGAGGGTTAGGCATTTACATGCATAGTGAAAACATAtcagagcattaaaaaaatgtgtatgaTAAATACAAATCTTTGTGCTTGAAGGTATTAGTGATAAGGATAGAAAGACTATTATTGCTAGTAGAGATTTCAGTTCTCCAAACCATCTGTTTTTGATGATTGTTGGAAGCAAGATACAAGACTTACATCAAATACAGTTTGAAACTGGTTCCAGCACTGCTCAGTTCCTCAGATCCTGGGGTCTCTAgccccaaaaagtaaaaaaaaaacctaaataataGGAGCCaacaattaaataattattataaatattttgaatttttatgtCTGTTTTTATTCTGGGACCCTTCTCAAGCTATGTATGTGAATGAGAATTAGTGGTGAGAGATTTTTTGATAAAGACAGTGTTGACACAGGTACTGCAGGAGCTCTGACTGATACTGAGCAATTACTTCTGCCCTTCCAATCTCCAAATCAGTCCAATTTACTCCCATCAGCTCTGCAATCAGTTCTCCCAACAGCCTTTTACACTTCCCCCTATCAATGTGCCTgctgtttccttctctttgcaGGGAGGCTGCAGGTACAGCCAAGATGCattatttctttcattctgAATGGAGCAATAGATACATTAATTATTCTTTATCTCTTGACCATTTCAGTAGTTTTTCCAAAATGAAAGTTTTTAGAgtgttctttttgtttgtttcagatAGTTATTTacccacaaacaaaaaagaactcTTTCCTGTGACAGATGTGCCTTCTGGGTGGTAAGAAACAGATTAACAGCATGGTACAGGATGCACACCTTTTGCATGGAGAATTACACTGAATTAAGAAGTGTCTCATAGACATAGTGTCTTCCCTATGAAGACCATAGAAAATCAGACTCTATTATATAAACTGTTCAAATTTCTATGcagagttggtttttttttcttatttttattttacgGTAAGATTTTACCCTTCAGAATTTTACAACTTTGTGCAAAAGAAAAGACTGTCAAGTGTACAACCGCTACAGAGTAACTTACTTAAAATATAGATACTAGACAAgctttaaatataaaattattacaTCAGGTCTAGGCTAGAAGGCAAGTGTGAATAAATCTCTTGGAAGTTGGAGGTACAGCAGAAACTCAGCATCAAACATGGTTTTGACCCTGCAATGTCAGACCACAAGGACAATTAAGTTAATTAATACAAGCCTTTATGGGCTCTCATGCCGGTTCTTCCAGTCAGTCTGGGCGAGCAACCCTCACTTCGCCATTGCTTGATGTTGAAATGCTGAAACTGGTATTTAAGCCAGCTTTTATATTAAGTGCActtacatacatacatacatgtgAATGTGTATCCATGCACGTGTGCCCGCACAGACACTTATCTAAGCATACTTTCAAGGATTTCAAGGAATGAATGACCAATCCAGCTGTCAACACAAATACACTTCTCACTGGGGGAACCTAGCTATCatgctttgcttttctcatttttattgtgTTATTTAATGCAGGATTGCGAGGTGTTAAATACAAGTTAGAGCAAATAACATAGATGCAAAGAAAGCTTGCCCTCACCAACAACTAAAAGTAGCTTCACTGAAAAGTCTAATGTTAGGGTGTCACATTGTATGTCCCACTGATGTGTGGCCTCACAGCATGGCACAAAACTGAAAGCAGAATCAGGGAGCTGGGTTTATAGAAGGGATATTCCTTGAAGAGAGAGGAGACAGAAGCCAAGGCCCGTAGCTTCTCTCATCTCCAAGCTTTTTAAACTTCCTACAACCACTAAATCAACAAAACCCCTTAAAAATAGTGCTTGTAACAGGACCCACTTTaaataaattctgttttaatgCCCAACCTCTCttgcagcaggaacagccaTTCCTTTGAAAGTGGGACTTCTCATCTCACAGCATTATTTTAAGCACCATTTCATCCCTTTATAATATAAAACTGTCAGGAGCATTCCTCTGTTTGGGTTATTGAGCAGTCTTTCCTAGTCATGTGAACACAAAGTCCTTCTTTgcagaattacaaaaataacaTGTAAACACGTATTTCATTTGTACCTCCTGTTGTCATCACATTTTCCTTCCCCGTGCCTGTAAGTTTCTAAGGCAGAATAGCTATTTAATGATCAAACAAACTAAATGGCACTGTTCATTCCTAGAAGAAAAGCACATCAATAAAACAACAAATGCTTCAGTTAAGTGATAATAGACCAGGTGCCACAGTTTGGAAAGTAATTACCTGTGGATACCAGAAGATTACAGCTGAAAAGAACTAGATACCTTTTCTGTTATTACTGACAAAGAGAAGACAGTACCTGGTCTCAATTTAACTGCTGGAATTACATGagtaaatgtaataaaaaatacTCCTCTATTCTGAAAATTGCACTTGACAGCTGCCTGTTTGTTCACCTGAAGCTCAAATTCCAATTGTTTTACagcatggaaatgaaaatggcaCATATGATGAAAATATACGTACGTGTATGTACGTAACTATCATGGCATATGATATAGcgtaatatatataaataatgcgtgtgtgtatatatatatatacatacaatgtgtatatatatatatatatatatatatatatatatatatatacacacacacacataataATAGTAAGGTTAGCATTATAAAGCATTAGTGTTGAACCTGCCAGTTTTTTTGTCTGTTAACAGAGGAACAGGAAAAGAATAATTGAGTTGTTCCTATTTTCCTCAACTTTGGAAACAGTAGTTAtatttgtctttattttattttattctaaacCCAAGGTGCTATTCATAAGGCAGTATACAGAGCCATCAGTGATGATGCATTTTGATTTGAATGGAGATGTCATAAGCTGAATGCTCCCCGAGCAAAGAGGCTGGGGAAGGTCTCTCTCTGCACTTGGACTGACAGCAGGCCCAGGAAACAACTGATGATCCTGTGCCAGCTGCCTACTGGTGTTACTGAAGTTGTTAACTGTGCTTTTATTGAAATGATAAACTGCTTCACACACAGCACGTCTGGAGGAGCAGTTCACCACCAGGTGGCAGATACCACAACTTGAATTTCAAATGCTAGAGAGACCAGACGGCAGAACTGATTCAGAAAAACCCTATCTGTTGCACATGTATTTTAGAAAAGTAAACAGACGCTCACTCTTTGAGCGAGCGTCTTGTTTGACCAAGTCCAAGGATGTACTGCATGGACCCTACCATGCTCCAAGCTACAGACTACTTATAGTTGATTACTGTGttataataaattttaattccCAGATGAATTcttgttaagaaaaaaaaagcctttttagtTCACTGTGTTTTATAAGTGTTAATAGTACTTGCTTCACTGTGTAAGTGCAATATACATGCAAGaaaatttctttgtattttactGATGTATCTGCCTCAGTAAGtttgtgaaaattaaaacatgGAACTTATCACTGGACTTCAGATTAGGCATAACATAGTCTAATCTTAAATCTTAAACTGTTACCTGAGCTGCATTAACTCTGTTCCAGTTTCATTTAGCATATGGCCCAGGTGTGGATATAGAGAAATACATTTCATAAACTATGTATTTTGCAAAATTAAACTATcacaccaattaaaaaaaatactattttaaagaAGATTTGAAACATACCCACAATTGTGTTTGTTCAAGTATATTTGCTGTATTAGGACCACAAATCATCAAATGAACATAAAACCAACACaattaaagaaacaaaccacTGCAATTTAATAGCAACAATCTCACTTTACAAGATAGCAATGATGGAAACTTTGCAAAGGAATGTGAAAAAAAGAATGTAATTAAAAATGACAGatttaaaacaacagaaaactGGAAATTAAATAGCACAATAATTCTAGTATGCGGAAATTTTATTCAGAATGTTTACTTATGCAGCATTCTGATTAATAAGTGACACTGTATTACCAGCACTTACTGAAATCTGATAAATACTATGCCCTTAAAgttgtatttttctgttcagaCCTTGCACAAACTGACAATAAGTAACCCAGAGCCCAAAACCAATTCACAGGTGGTCAGTACAAAATTCCTAAACAGAACAGGAAAGGACCTGCCACATACACAATGagtaaaatataatttagtGCTAATACGGTGATTTCAATATTCAATGCACTCCACAATATTTTAGGTTCCTTTTACAACATATACCACTTTCAAACATGAATCAAAGCAAAAGGTGATCTGGCTTTGTGGATGGAAAGGAGCATTGACCTGGGAACTAGGAAATAGGGATTCAACTCCTGACTAGAGATCAGCTTCCCAGGTAAGACATACAGTAATATGGAAATCACAAGACTCACTTTCTATGAAAACCTTGaaatttactgaaaataaaGTAATGAATGTGAGTTGGGGCTTATTATTACAAATTAAATAGGAATTATATAGCACTTAAATAACTTTGGAGATTACGTATTAACTTGAGTAAGCATGACTGCTGCTAATCTGCATAAAAATAACTGAATGAAAAATGATAAACTGAATGTACACAAAGGATTCCACAAAAGTGGAAGTCACATACTTCCTCTTCTTTGAACTCAATTCATGAAAAAGTGAGAAGAATGCAGTAAGTGTGAGTACCCACAGAAAtctcagaaagaaaactggCCCACGGGAAGTGTGACTCCACAGGGAATTTTGGTGATACCAGGATTTCATTTTCAATGTCTTCAGTGATACTTAAAcaaattattatatatttatcaAGATACAGAGGATGCTTTTCTCCAAAGGGGTCTAAATTTCAGTATTGACTTAAGCTCATGAGAACTGCAAAAAAAGTAAGTCACATGAGCATAAATATGCAcagggaaaatgaaataaaagtatttttctttttaaataccaTAAAATAATGTGATAACCactaacagagaaaaaaatccacaaatatACTTTTTGCAGTTTATTTTCAATTATAATTTTTGGATAACCAAGCAGCTCTGTATGGAAAAAGCACAGAAGAGTAATTCTGGCACTTTTGGATAGTacatttgttttttccccaaatttttctAGACACATTCAGTCCACTTGCTCGGTCAATAGTCCATTTTATATGAGCATGATTAGCTCATGGGATTCCAGAGGAAACTAACAATATATACAGTCAATGGAACTATCTTCTTGGCTACTCTGGGCCCTTTAAAATGTCTTCTAAGTCTATCCTGGCTAAACAGAATCCACAATATACATGATAGCTATAGAATACACTGTATTGAAATGAGAAATGCTTAGCACAAAATGGGACTCTTGGCATGCAGCTTAAAATAAAAGGTAGAAGTTCAGAAGTTTATAAAATCTCAAATGGGGTCAATTAAAAGGACTTAGCAAAAGAAGGGACTGTTCATTGTTACTGCAAAAAAGGCACTTTGAGAAAATGGTACCAGAATTGGAGGAATCTTAGTCGACACAAAGTTCAGTTTGGTTTCATAAAAAGGCTTCAATGCTAAGGGATGCTACTCAAGTTTCCTGCAGTtgtacattaaaataaattgctgAGTAGTTTATAATAAAGGACATAATATGTTTACAACCAACTTgtaaaattaagaaaagcaTAGTATAAGCAAAATATTACTAAAAGCAGCAATGCATAGCCTTTCATTGAGATAATGCACAATTTTGGACACCATGTGTCAAACTCCTGTTTTTAAGATACTTTCAGTAGCATTATCAACATAAAATTGGCCtacaaaacaaaagctttaCCAGCTCCCATTCATAAGGAGATTGAGGTCataaaccaaccaaaacaattTGTCAGTATTTTCAACATCCTGGATGACCAATATCAAGTATATGgaataacaatcacactctttGTTCAGCTATCTCACTGGAGGCAGCTGATAAATCAGAGGAAtgattttaattcttttctaACATTTACACAGTAATGCATTTAAGTTCTTTCAAATGTTGCTCACCAcagtttgtttttctattttctctccacaatataaaaaaaaaaaaaaagaagaaaaaaagaaaaaaatatcaagcACTTCCACAGAAAGGATATTTGGCAATTTTATACTCCACTGAAGGGTGGATTTTCACAATAGCTCATTTTAGGTTGAAAGTCATTAGTGGTCTTTCCTCTCGTTTCTGCCAAGGACTCTTCTTATCTTCACCTTGGtcatcttcctcatcctcctcatcttcatcatcatcatcttgaATGGATGTTCCATGTTCAGGACTAGTTAATGGCTCTGGTTTGGTATCCACAGTTCTGGTTTCCTCCTGCAAGCTGGGCAGCTGCACACCACTTCTCTTACTGGTGCCTTCTAGGAGGCATCGGAGAGCATTGTCCTCAGGGCTACAAACTGCTGTTCCACACTCGCTGCCACTTTGGTCCATATCATCCAAGTACACAAGCTGTGTGTAAGCTGTGCTATCTGAAACCTTCCGCTCTCTCTGCTGGTGCTCCTGCACTGGGGGGTGACTCTGCGGCGCAGACAGATGATCTCCTCTTCCCTTTCGGGCAGATTTTGGTTCATTCATGTCAACACCAGAGTCCAAACTGGCATCGTTACTCCCGTTCCTACCAGCTCTTTGGAGATCAATGTATGAATGTCTGACGTGAGCATTTGAACGCCCATCTAGAGAAACAAACCATGCTCGAGGATGAGGCAATGGCTTTCCACCTCCTAATTCCATCAAAGCCTTTTCTGTAAGAAGCTGCACTTCGCTATTCATCTGAGCCAGGGATGCATCATTAAGAGAGGCAGGAATGGAAATAGATTCAGACATGGAAGCATTTTGCTGACTCCACTCAGCTGCACCTGCATCTTGCAAATGTTGCTGAGATATTGCTTGGGATGCCaactgctggggctgcagctgctgggcagggtgTGGGAAAAGCCGTGTGTGAGGGTTAGGAAGCTCAGCCTGAAGTCTTTCTATATCAATCTGCTGGTCAGCTGGGACAACCAGGGGCTGGCTAACAAAAGGGTGTTCTCCGGGCAGCTTCATGTAATGACCTGGGATGACCAGTGCAGGCAAAACCTTTCTGTAAACACTGTCATTGACTTGGTCGACAGAATTGCAGCAGATTAACTGACCTGGTCGAGGGAAAGACGTAGGTCTTTCAAGGTGATCAACTGAACGAGACATCATACAATCAGTAGGTCTGCAGTCCAGCAGCTCTTTTTCAGGGGCTGAAGGTGTGGGGTATATTTGTTCCTGAATATTGTATTTACTTCCAGTAGCAATATGGTTCATAGATACTTGAATTTCTCTCTCTTGCTTTTCAAATAAAGGCTGAGACAGCATAGCATTGTAACTTCTCCTATACTCATCTTTGATAGGGGACTCATAGCCTTCAGCTGTTTCGGTAGATTTTCTTGTCTTTAGAGGAAAACTATCTGCTGACTTGTGGTAGTCTTTTCTTAGAGACCCACTGGGAGTCAGGTCATCCAAGGAAATTCTGCTCTTGTCTTTCTCCTTGTCAGAAAGCAGTTCCTCTCGGGAGCTAAACTCCTGAGAAGTACTGAAGGAGTGTTTGAGCATAGGTGTATGCATATCTGCTTCTCCAGTAGGTGATACCATCTCCATGTGGACAGCACTGATTAATTCCTTTGCCCCTGAGTTTTCAGCATGTCCATTGCTAGCAACGGACAATCCACCTGGAAATTCTGACTCACGAcgtgaaaatattaaatttatatGGGACATTGAGGTTGCTTGATCCTTCTTAGAGGTGTCCAGTGCTGTTGAAAGTTGTAGTTTCTTATGATGTTGACGTGGTCTTAGGCATTTTCTTCTATAAAAGGCAGTAACAAAAGAAGTTATACATTTATGAATGCTGTGCACAGACACAAGAGAAGCCTGTGTGTCTTAACAGAAGATTTTTAAGCAGTGATTAGTATTAGGGGAATTGAACTTTTATTACATAatctaaaaattaaaagcttatCCCAGCAGCGAAGATAAAATTAAAGAATAACTAATGCCGTTTGGGAAATATCTCAAGTACCAATTACAAACTGGAGTAAATGTCTAGAGAAGGCAAGTATAAAATCACTCATTAGTAAGCATTTGCTGATAATTTAACATTCATTTTAATACAACACCAATAGATCATTTGCAAATGCGTAACAGGTACAGAGATCTTGAACCTATGCCCATGTTTGATAGGAAATTACATGGAGAACACAGGTACAGATGTGTGTGATTCACTCGACTACCATCCTCCCAAAGGCAGGAATCTATATGCTGCATGTAACCAGGAACACATGAAATTTGATCTCACTCTTTCTTTCAAGCGTTTGCttgccctttttttcccccaaaggaaaaatgtttcaaTACGTAAGTTTTTGATTTCATAAGTACAAAAAACCTTGTATTTTCAACAAGAACTAAGTAACCCGGATGGTGACTCTTAcctgcaataatacaaaagcaGACACAGCAAGACTAGAAGTATGAGAGCCATCCCTCCTAAAATTGCCAAAAGAAACATTGTGTGATAGCTGGTAATGTCGTGTGTTACAACGGGACCTGGAAGGCCAGAAAAGAGAATTTAGACCTGTAATAATCTGCAAATAGGAAGAGGAACAACAGTCAAACAAGGAGAGGGACACTTTCCCTTATTATGAGGGTGTAAAGCAAGTGCTGCTCATAGCCCTGGTGCCTACTGAACAGACCATCGCTGGAGAAGGGAGCAAGTTGTGTAGAAAGCATGTGCTGGTTTTCACGACTGCAAGTCCAACTAGCTCATTCTGTGGAAAAGCAGTTAGTTTCAATGGGAGCATGCATCAGTGAATGCTGCTTTCCAGGTCCTAATGCTGACACCGTGTGCCAAAAAGCGCTCGCCACTGGAGAAAATCCATATCAGCATCTCCCAGCACTGTAACGCACCAAGCAACACTGTGGGAAACAACTGCTCTTTAACATCCGTGGCTCTTCACACCAAACAGTACAGACAGTGCAGTACAGGATTCGCTGGAAGATGTGTTGGTGCTCTGAAGTCTAGATCAAGCCAAGCCAAGCAGATCTTCAGTAGCTTTAATTAACAGGCCACTAGTGAAACAGTGTTGTAACTCCAGGTTTAAATAATGCTTAGTAAATGTTCTAACACACAAAGGAATGCACACATGTGGACACCTGTTCACAATTATGCCTGTGTGACCCAGTTGGTTTGTAAAACCCTTATGATTTTGAAATAAAGAGCCAAATTTTCATCTGCAGGTAAGGAGGTACAGCACCAGCTGGCAGACTAACATGCATGTACTGTGAAGGACAGCAAACTTGGCCAACTTAGAGGGTCTAGGTCATAAAGTTTGCAAAACCTCATCTGTGGATCTTGAGTGGTCTGTAGAGCCACTGCTAGGAAAACAAAGATAATTTTTGTCCATTTTTGAGATAAGAAATCAGATAGATTCAATTAGGAgataaaatatacaaaaattCATTAACTTATTAAAGTAACATAAATTATACTGCATTTGGgaaatttaaatattcataCATTCTATCCCACCACTACCATTACATAATTGATTTTACAGTTGCTTTAGGACACTAAGCAAAAAGAAGACAAGATAAATCACTTGAATTTTTCATGAAAATGTTGTTCCCATTGCAACAAAGTTTTAGGAACTCAGATCTATCccttgaaggaagaaaaagtaaaatacaagTAGAAACTCTGCCATACAAGGTAAATCACAAGGACAAATAAGCATTCTCTTGTTAAGAATTACAGGCCTTGTAATCTCAGAGTTACAAGCACAATTCCATGACTAGTGTAACTTCCTTGCAATCTGGGGCAGAGCTGTACTAGGAAACGTTTGGCTCagaaaaattgatttttcttcAAGAACAATTATTTTGTAAAATTCCATTAAATTTATTATGATAGCTTACTCAGATCTGCACCTGCCTCTAAATTCTGTTCAGCAATGAATCAGCTGAATATTCCAGCATTTAATATCTATCATTTAATAGAACCTCAAATAAAAAGCTCACATATTATGAAACAACTTAATGATATGTATGAGTAGACTTTAAAACCTGTCCTCATGTaggagtttggttttgttggttaTATTTAGTTTATATTGAGCTTGCACAGCCAAGGCAAGCATGTTTTCATTTCTACTGGATTAGGTTTTTATCTGGAAAGCCTAATAAAATCTGTAAGCTGTTCAGGGTTGAATTTTttttgattgattgattgactGATTGGCTCATTTATACACAGAGGTATTCCAGATTATTGGTGACTGAAGAGCTACTACCAAGAAATCTGAGGCAGACgcagacagaaaagaaggaagcaaAAGTTGCAGCATTAATAAAGCTGCAAAGCACATAAAATTAATACCTAGTTCAAAGCCATTTTTTACAGTTATGCCAAGAGGTTTGCAGATGGCAATGCCACTCTAAAATACCTCCTAGAACTTTTAGGCTAAGTTATTCACAGTGTAAATTAATCAGTCACCAAGATGATGCAAACATAACTCAGGGCAAAATAGGCATCTTcagtgcaaaaggaaaaaaagtatcaatccatccatccatccatccatccatccatccatccatccatccctaaGTGTCTAACCCAGGATAATGCTGGTTTTAGGTGAATTCATATCTCTGTGAGTACAGAAACTTCACAGCACCTGTTCTACCTGCTGGAACACCAACATACTGATGCTATGACTCCCACTGTTTTCTAGTAATGGTTCTACCAGGCAGTGGTGACACAAATGCATCAAAGCAGGAACATTTTGAAATGTTCCCCATTGAAATGACGCAGATACTTTGAGCACCAGGGTTGCCCCACACAATCCTGAAACGATTTAACCCTTTACTTTCAGATTTCTGTTTTCTAATAATCAATTATTGATCAAACTGTGGCATCTTAGATGAGGTcattctgaaaaatataaacatgatatataaataaataattaccCAGTGCTGCAAATATCAACAAAATCCAATTCCACCTTACCTGGGATAGTAGGTGACATAGCTGCAACCCAgtagcccagctgaggtgcaatATAAGTCCAAGTCAACTGATTTCCTTCTTGTTGTACAATGCCCAAACTACTCTTCAGCCATGTCCCTGTAAATGTAGAAGTTGTAGGAAGATTACAGATATTCACACATTCCTCTGCAAACAAGAGGAAAATCAAGCAGCAACAAAACTTATCCAGAGGCTAGGGCCTCTGTGTGTTGCTGTGAAGTGGGAAGTTGTGCCTTCTGGTCACTGGCATTTGAGAGCACCCATGGCTTTCtcagaagcaaaaaaaccccaaacccaaaacctttaacattaaataaaacttcaaaacctgttaaaagaaaacatttattgtCATATTGGGTTTCCCTGTTTTGAATATAGATATTCCTGAAGCTGATTATATGCTGATAGTCCACTTAAAAAATGTAGTTCAAGAGAGATCACATCTCTCTGGCCACACTTGAGTTCTACACACCACCTTTCTACCAGCCCTGGCTGTCAACTTCTAGAAGACAGAGGAAAATGTTTCCTCAAAATGGCTTTCCTATACAGAAAGCAAGCTTAGTTACTGTCAATGACCAGAATTACATTGCACCATTGCTGTGATTAACTCCATTAATCATTCAGTATCTGTATAATACCCCCAGGAATACTGTTTGGTAACAGATGATGAgttttttaaaacatgtttctcaaaggaaacaaaataattttttttttaattataaaatggTAATTCCAAAATAAGTAAGACTAACAATTTTAAAGCAATGCGTTTAAATTCACATAACTCTTGAGTAGTCCAGATTGACAATCTGCACTAGTTGAGAGTTCATCTACTTCATGAAGATTACTTTTATTCCAAGAGTTGGGTTATGAAGACCTTTACAACTGAGCCAGCTGAATGCCTTTTTGTAATTCATTAAGATCCTTGATTCTGAGGCTGTCACCTTAGTTTCTGATGTAATAAATACCCAGAATGGGTTTTAGACTGCTCCT
This sequence is a window from Anomalospiza imberbis isolate Cuckoo-Finch-1a 21T00152 chromosome 1, ASM3175350v1, whole genome shotgun sequence. Protein-coding genes within it:
- the FAM171A1 gene encoding protein FAM171A1 isoform X3; this encodes MVYDDVVQIVSGFQGARTQPQVHFQRRSVKLPENTSYSDLTAYLTAASSPWEVDSFPYLQGLDGNGTGNSTRYDLTPVTAVSVHLLSSDGTPVPVNGPIYVTVPLPANSNLKHNAHVPAWRFDQKFGTWLKSSLGIVQQEGNQLTWTYIAPQLGYWVAAMSPTIPGPVVTHDITSYHTMFLLAILGGMALILLVLLCLLLYYCRRKCLRPRQHHKKLQLSTALDTSKKDQATSMSHINLIFSRRESEFPGGLSVASNGHAENSGAKELISAVHMEMVSPTGEADMHTPMLKHSFSTSQEFSSREELLSDKEKDKSRISLDDLTPSGSLRKDYHKSADSFPLKTRKSTETAEGYESPIKDEYRRSYNAMLSQPLFEKQEREIQVSMNHIATGSKYNIQEQIYPTPSAPEKELLDCRPTDCMMSRSVDHLERPTSFPRPGQLICCNSVDQVNDSVYRKVLPALVIPGHYMKLPGEHPFVSQPLVVPADQQIDIERLQAELPNPHTRLFPHPAQQLQPQQLASQAISQQHLQDAGAAEWSQQNASMSESISIPASLNDASLAQMNSEVQLLTEKALMELGGGKPLPHPRAWFVSLDGRSNAHVRHSYIDLQRAGRNGSNDASLDSGVDMNEPKSARKGRGDHLSAPQSHPPVQEHQQRERKVSDSTAYTQLVYLDDMDQSGSECGTAVCSPEDNALRCLLEGTSKRSGVQLPSLQEETRTVDTKPEPLTSPEHGTSIQDDDDEDEEDEEDDQGEDKKSPWQKREERPLMTFNLK
- the FAM171A1 gene encoding protein FAM171A1 isoform X2 codes for the protein MQKGCDMSPFKDIQNSIGQPLLGGRVFSSLSLGLLPERSATLMVYDDVVQIVSGFQGARTQPQVHFQRRSVKLPENTSYSDLTAYLTAASSPWEVDSFPYLQGLDGNGTGNSTRYDLTPVTAVSVHLLSSDGTPVPVNGPIYVTVPLPANSNLKHNAHVPAWRFDQKFGTWLKSSLGIVQQEGNQLTWTYIAPQLGYWVAAMSPTIPGPVVTHDITSYHTMFLLAILGGMALILLVLLCLLLYYCRRKCLRPRQHHKKLQLSTALDTSKKDQATSMSHINLIFSRRESEFPGGLSVASNGHAENSGAKELISAVHMEMVSPTGEADMHTPMLKHSFSTSQEFSSREELLSDKEKDKSRISLDDLTPSGSLRKDYHKSADSFPLKTRKSTETAEGYESPIKDEYRRSYNAMLSQPLFEKQEREIQVSMNHIATGSKYNIQEQIYPTPSAPEKELLDCRPTDCMMSRSVDHLERPTSFPRPGQLICCNSVDQVNDSVYRKVLPALVIPGHYMKLPGEHPFVSQPLVVPADQQIDIERLQAELPNPHTRLFPHPAQQLQPQQLASQAISQQHLQDAGAAEWSQQNASMSESISIPASLNDASLAQMNSEVQLLTEKALMELGGGKPLPHPRAWFVSLDGRSNAHVRHSYIDLQRAGRNGSNDASLDSGVDMNEPKSARKGRGDHLSAPQSHPPVQEHQQRERKVSDSTAYTQLVYLDDMDQSGSECGTAVCSPEDNALRCLLEGTSKRSGVQLPSLQEETRTVDTKPEPLTSPEHGTSIQDDDDEDEEDEEDDQGEDKKSPWQKREERPLMTFNLK
- the FAM171A1 gene encoding protein FAM171A1 isoform X1 — translated: MSRSAALLLCLLGCNVWKAVTKTLGAPEAAQEVTLKVHVSDASTHQPVTEAFIEIFTNQISIASGTSGADGTAFLKFQYKLGNQLIVTASKHAYVPNSAPWKPVRLPVFSSLSLGLLPERSATLMVYDDVVQIVSGFQGARTQPQVHFQRRSVKLPENTSYSDLTAYLTAASSPWEVDSFPYLQGLDGNGTGNSTRYDLTPVTAVSVHLLSSDGTPVPVNGPIYVTVPLPANSNLKHNAHVPAWRFDQKFGTWLKSSLGIVQQEGNQLTWTYIAPQLGYWVAAMSPTIPGPVVTHDITSYHTMFLLAILGGMALILLVLLCLLLYYCRRKCLRPRQHHKKLQLSTALDTSKKDQATSMSHINLIFSRRESEFPGGLSVASNGHAENSGAKELISAVHMEMVSPTGEADMHTPMLKHSFSTSQEFSSREELLSDKEKDKSRISLDDLTPSGSLRKDYHKSADSFPLKTRKSTETAEGYESPIKDEYRRSYNAMLSQPLFEKQEREIQVSMNHIATGSKYNIQEQIYPTPSAPEKELLDCRPTDCMMSRSVDHLERPTSFPRPGQLICCNSVDQVNDSVYRKVLPALVIPGHYMKLPGEHPFVSQPLVVPADQQIDIERLQAELPNPHTRLFPHPAQQLQPQQLASQAISQQHLQDAGAAEWSQQNASMSESISIPASLNDASLAQMNSEVQLLTEKALMELGGGKPLPHPRAWFVSLDGRSNAHVRHSYIDLQRAGRNGSNDASLDSGVDMNEPKSARKGRGDHLSAPQSHPPVQEHQQRERKVSDSTAYTQLVYLDDMDQSGSECGTAVCSPEDNALRCLLEGTSKRSGVQLPSLQEETRTVDTKPEPLTSPEHGTSIQDDDDEDEEDEEDDQGEDKKSPWQKREERPLMTFNLK